A region of the Ptychodera flava strain L36383 chromosome 22, AS_Pfla_20210202, whole genome shotgun sequence genome:
TCCCGGCCCCTCAAAGTCCCTTTATGATACAAACACACTTCTCTCAAACCAACACTTAAAATATCTCAATGTAGTATATTTATTTCCGATCACGAAATGAGGAATTTCATCTTATTTAAACGGCGTCACTTCAATGTCAAGTTTTCATTTCCGTTTAAAGTTACCAAAGTATTAAAAGTCgttttaacttcatttttctttATCAACTTTTAACTTCTTAATACCCTATTGCAGATACTATTGAGATATAACAATAATTGATTCCTTACATTCATGCCATGCCTTATCTGTTCCCAGATGTTTACAAGATCTATAAATAATTGTAAATGACCTCATTCTTGTAGCAATAGTGATTACCCATGCAAGACCTTTCATATTTCATTCTTCGAATCAACATTCAACTTTGGAGACCGATGGATCCCATATGCTCACGTGAGCCGTATTCCCATACCGCATAAATTAACTTGTGCGATACTAGAGTGTCTgtaaaagtcctgttttttctgttgaaaatacaaatatgagtGCGATGCAGAAAGTAAGATTTGACagaacattaaaataaaataaaataaaataagataagataaaataagataaaataaaatttaaaaaaaataaataaataaataaaataaaataaaataaaataaaataaaataagaatcCGCAGTCTTCCAGGTTGATTCGTAGATTTTCCGTGCAAAAGCTCATACGACTAGTCAGATACGACCTCGTTTTCAGAGATTTCGTCAACTGAGCGTTAACTTAACACTTGAGCGAAGTTGCTGGAATCGCTCAAAAGCTAGACATTATCTCGAAAATAAGACATGCAAATTCGATATTGCCCTGTGATCGTTCCCCTGCTGAATTTGTCAAGTTTTTGTCGAAAAGAAACGTCAAACAGCGTGTACTTTGCTGTGCCGCATTTGGATTGGCGGGAAAATACAGCAGGTgataaaataaatcaaagtaTCCGTTGATATGGATAGTGTAAACATGGTACTCTACGATTGACACCAGTGACGCCTTTAGCTTTAAGATGTGGGCTCGGGTCATTGCTCTGGAAAGGGAAGGGTCAACTCGTTCAAAAGCCTACAAGCAGCAAAGACTGTGGGAAGTGAGCGTTCGGTCATTGCACAACTGATGTACAATGGAAGGGTGGTACAGTAGTCCCAGGTACAATGGCTGTACTCGGATATTTTTTTTCCGCATCCGGGAGAGGGGAATTCCCCCTCGAGTACACCGCAACCGGTAGAATAGAAAAGGTATGTTGACGTGTCAACGCGCATGACAAAAGGATAGGGCCTCGTGATCTGCTAACAAAGAGCGAAaaacacattatttttttcgGCGCAAAGCAGAGATTTGTGTCTGAAAAGGTGGAGTTGAATAGATTCAAAGATGCGCACAACTTAATATATGCTCAAGTCCGGTCCGGGATAACAGGTGTAATGTCTGGAAAGtgtttattgaaaatatatttttatattgccACAACCTGTATTAGCCGGAAACTGGTGTTTAGAATCACGAAGTAGGAGGACTTTATACGCAACGATGGAGCTTTAACCCCAAGCTATGGAAAGATTTAGTTTACGAAATCAGGTATTGTCGCCTAGAGGCTATTCAAATTAGCCATGTAGCCTACCTAATTTACGATGAGCTAATAATCTAAAATTAAGTCCCTGGAGTTCTATAAAACGGCCCTGCTTGCTTGAGAAagataaagttgacaaatatcgaGTGTACGAAGAAAACCTGGAGACAAACTCTCAACGACAACTATCATAGTTATCACCATCATCGTTGTCATCGTCATTTATCTGCTATCACTGCCAACATCGTCTTCATCGATTCGGCATCATCGCCAAATCTACATCACATCTCGAAGATAAGCAGACACCTCTACAAGAACTATCTAATTCTTGAAACCATGCATCTCCGTCTGACGACAAGAAACTTCGCCCCTCCGGCAATGTTTGCCACCCCATCAAAATCGTTCAAGGTAAGCCTTCACTGCAAATCACAGATCTTGCTGGCATTATAGTTTTGTTCATGGCGCTTTATCGACTCTCCACAAAAGGTCCCAAGGCGAACTTTGGGCTATTCTTTAATGCGGAAGCATCAGTGATACGCAACACAAAACATTCACTTCTTGACGTCTTGCACTGTGCTAGATTGGCCCTCATAAAGTGAGCAGACTCGTAATAGAAGTCAGCCAGTAGGGAATACTCATTCACCTCAAGTTACAGCATCGCTATGTTGTTTTTGGCGGGCTCATGCCTGTAGCATTTCGTGCAAGACATTTGATATCATAGTGCTTGAAATGCAAAGTGAAAGTTGAGTTGGTGCCGGTAGTATGAGGTGATGTCCGCCTACCCGTTTGTAAACTTATGTGATGTATTCTCCATCTGAGACTGGAGAGTTTTCTAGTCACCTCTAATGGTATtcttacatttttttacaataatgATGGAAAGGAATAATTTTCTCTAAAACATCGATCTTCAGACGACAAATTACGCAATGGTAACCCATAAAGTGAGTTAAGGCACTGTGACGTGCGTGAAAGGTCGCTGCATTCACTGAACTAGTCCCCGTCCATGTCAAAACATGACGTCATTAGGCTCTGGctacaaatttgaaattaatgacGTCATATGAAGTCATCTTCACTGCTTCTCgccttgaaatatttgaaatgttttggaaTCTCTGAACCGTGTACGTGTGActtcctgtattttttttaatcatttGAACAATATGGCTTGGTCAATGAAACTGAACGACTTGGGCTGGTCTTTATATACTGTGGTATTGAAAATAAGTTTTGACGGTATGGAAATGTTCACTTTCTTACAGTTCGCTATCATCCTTGCGCTGCTCATcagctgttgccatggtaatgtGGTGAAAAGAGGCGCCTGCCGTCAGCCGAGCCAGTCAGAGCTCGTGGCCAGACTGAGACAGCACACTTGGAACGCGTTGTCATTCGCGACGGCGACCGTGGGCGTGTACAACAAGCCAGCGTCGACAGCGTGCCCGCTGACCTACGGCTACGGCGCTCCCCTGGAGAGGCGATCAACGTGCCCGTTCTACCACGTGGAAAACACGGACGTGGACCGCTTCCCCTCGACTCTCCTCGAAGCCAGGTGCTTCCGCTGCCACACCTGCATCACCAACTTACGCAACCGCAGACACCATCATCCGAACTGGCGCTGTGAGAAAGTGGTAACCCCAAAACTATGGGTGCTTCGCAACACGTACGAGTGCAACAACGATGGTGAATACATCTACGCCTTTGAGAGAATCTCCCTACAAGTGGGATGTACATGTGGTAGAAGCAGATATTAGACATTTTCCTCTTGCAGAAATCGGTCTCGTCGATAAAATCTGcttttttggtaaaattaaaCTGCCCTTGTCAATTACTGTTTTATGGTTTATTGACACTCACACAGCACGGCGATTTAATATTTTCCTACTGCCAGTAAGTTATAagttatttacatgtataacatttttaatttattaaagATAGATTTGCTTCTTAGAAGTACAACTATATTTATTTTCCCATGACAACGCACATCTAATGTTTACATGCAATAATTAGAGgacattaaaaattttaatttatagcACCCGAAGGACCCAtctcaaaatatttgcaattatattttctcatatttatttattcttgtaCGTAGATAGCCTGGAGTATATGTACTTAAAGAGAGACAACGGCGATAGTTTAGGAGATATACTGTGATACGAATCTAAGATTTTTGTGAACACATGTCTTGTTTTTCCAGACTTTTCTGTGTAAGTCGTACTAAATATATTTCCCCCTGCCCAATACGTGATCGATTTAGATACCGACTTTTTTTGGGTAAATATCAGGAATAATACATCATCGTGCAAGATCAAACAAATACCCTCTATGTTAAATCTCTTTTACTAGAGTCAATGAGATGAAATGTTTCCTATAACATCCGTACTGTAAGTCTTTCCCAAAATTTAGTATGTACGTTACAATGCTTCTGTCGCCACTTGTCTTTTATGACACATTGTCATGTTACATAGTCAAGAACACCTttgtgattttgattttgatgacCACAATacaattcaattgtcaatacAATTGTTACAGTAATGCTTTCAAACGGATATTTAACAAAGGTCACCAGATTGTTCACGTTGATTAAAACTGTAAAGTGATTCTAGGATTCCGAGTACTTCATTATGATGATCTTTTAAACACTATTTTTTAAATCTATGTAGATTTTATCTTTATTGAGAATTACTGGATTAGGATGCAGATAAATAAATTTGGGCAATGTGTAACCTTATGTGAAATGTACGTCTAGTATTCTGTGGACTACATATATAATACGTGTGTACAGGGACACAAACTGTCTGTATGTTGGTCGTGGTGGTGGTtgtgtgcatatgtatgtatgtatgtatgtatgtatgtatgtatgtatgtatgtatgtatgtatgtatgtatgtatgtatgtatgtaattatgtaattatgtatgtatgtatgtatgtatgtatgtatgtatgtatgtatgtatgtatgtatgtatgtatgtatgtatgtatgtatgtatgtatgtatgtatatgtatgtagtatgtataagtgtgtgtatgtgtgtgtctgtctgtctgtctgtctgtatgtgtgagAAGAAGATGTTAAGAGAAGCAGGACTTAAGGGGAAAATGCTAAAATGTTGCACGCCATTTACTCCGAGGTGAAAACATGTGTTCTCGGAAGGGAAGggcttactgagtttttcaattGTCCACACGGGGTCAGACAGGGTTGTATACTTTCCcaatttctttttccttttttctaaACGATCTTCATAAAGAATTTACTATGAATACTTGGGTGAGTGGCTGTTCTATGGGATTGGTGCAAATTTTCTATCTCCTTTTTGCGGATGACATGGTTCTGATTGCTGAAACGAGAATCAAACTGCAGAGATTACTCAACGAGTTAGACTCTTACTGTGTAAAACATAAACTCACTGTGAATcttgaaaaaacaaatattgttgtttttagAAGAGGTGGGCGTTTGCGAAACTATGAAAAATGGTTTTATCGGGGCCAGCCAGTCAAAGTGGTTACTTATTTCAAGTATCTTGGTATAGTATTTTCATGTAGTAGCATGTAGTCTAAGGCACAAAAGGTGTTAGCGGATCAAGGTGCTATAAAGCTTTATATTCTGTAACCTCTCAACTCAAAGCTATAGGTGATGTTCCAATCAGAACATGCTTGAAGATTTTTGATGcaaaaatatcaccaattttGAATTATTGCTCAGAGGTATGGGGGTATATTCAAGCGCCTGATATGGAAAGGATACATtttaagttttgtaaatttcttttgcgCCAACATGCATGGTTCAGTTGTTAATATTGCTGTGAGAGGAGAGCTGGGAAGATTTAGTATGAGAACGTTAAGATTTCCAAAAATAATCAAGTTCTGGCTACGTTTAACAACTGTTGATGTTaacagatatatttttcatgcGTACCAGGAGCAATGTAAACTTGTTGAAAGAAACTGTGAGTGTTGGGCAAAAGCTGTGAGATCTCTACTGTTTCACTATGGGTTTGCCGAGGCATGGTACAATCAGGGAGTTGGTAACGAAACAAAATTTCTTTCTGAGTTTAGACAGCGATGTTTAGATATAGACCTGCAAGATTGGAACGTGGAAATTAGTACATACAACAGGCTACAATCTTTAGACTTTTAAAACTGCTCTGCTGATAGAACCTTACCTTCTCACCACAATTTTCAAAGCCACGTTAACATCTTTTCGGTTATCTAACCACTCACTTCATATCGAACAAGGTCGACGAAAGAATACCCCACGTGAAAATAGATTGTGTATTTGTAACAATGGATGCATCGAAAACGAAtaacattttttattacaatgtAAGATATACGACTCCATCAGGGCAAAATACTTACCtgctcaatttcttatcaaccCTTCAATAGATAAATTTATAAAACTGATGTCAACACAAATACGAATGTCCTAAGAAAGTTAAGCTTGTACTTATTTTATGCATTTAAGAAAAGAAAAGAGTTGGTTAACTGatttattttttactgtattgtcATCGGAAATGCTGGTTCCTATTCtcttttgaaagaaattcactgtATTTCATTTACATGCTCAAGGTCACTGTGTTCTGTACTACTTCTTTTTCTGTAATGTATAAGAATTTCCAGTACATAGGGCTGAGGCCTACAGTGCAAGTGGAATAaacttattattattgtacttgggcctcagcccaagtacatttgttttcattccgtgggaaaaaactctgtaaggtagaACCATTTCTGTCTGAGACCAgtgagggcaaaatgtcttggcttcattatcttggcataataaatggcgtaatgatgttaactgaatggaagtgctgctctcattcagtcttgaataagtgagatgtgaatattaatgcttctctatctgagtttttgccacataatcttctgaatataatcaaaatgtgcatcgaaatgcaacaattaatgcaccctccgtttcctaggcgatggcacgacccttgctacaaccactggacgagccaaagtgggggggtaatttcagtttggtcgaacaagagggctcgagaccagaatttaacatttaaacttgaaacatgtttaatcgctgacaagatgtggactagtgttaatcaaagtaaaagtgtgaaaaggaaaggttttatatcccggacacaatgaaaacattacgactggaaactgcacCCCCAgatgagaatagtaatgcccacagcggtggagaacacttatccttgagctgagaaaaccagaccatcatttcgaaatagagctgcagattcgagaagctcgttcaaaatagctaggtacaccccataaaggggtggtttcgagttttgagggcaaatttcgcctccttcatttagaaatcgtacgtttgtttttccaggagaacacaccatttgacacaaaatttgcatgtaaaggggtcgccagtaagcacgtggtcaaatctggcaaaagaaacaatatgaaatgtgggtaaagccagtccaaaataaactgatttgaacttttgtgttttgtaatttataccactgcagtaacattaccttttttgacaacatcacacaatgtaatacgtttgaaactgaatactccgacgtattctgtgtctcctttgctaaaaaatacggtatgccgattaccatgtaaggagatgatgacgtcaagacagatttgtagtgcgtttggtcctgatggtgcacgaagttttgtcaaggtagcttgtgtatttatttcctaaatgggagagattagggtcgatctaaacgaaggccgaagaatgttatgatactctaagcgagctgaactctaacgcgaatggttggataatttggaggatgtctagaatgatctcgtctcattaagattatttggcggtcagtattgaatttcaactgcgtcacaagtttgcgaaatgagtattccgtcgaacggtcaacgaacgatatttttgaaatctggagacatggcacatcgcatttttagctactatagactatagtctatagaagctattgggatgggtatccgtccggcgtccgtcgtcagtctgtatgtatgtatgtatgtatggtatgtccgtttgtgaggcgtccgtccactcaaatatcttgagaaccgcagtacttactgatttgatatttgttgtgtagatgaaaaatatgattttgataactattttttttaatttttgatattgttaaaataggcaaattaatgccaaaaaaggtgtttttggtaaaaaatcttcttcttcataaccgctggtcagacagctttgttatttggtatacaggtccctagggataacccaacttagatttgttcaaattgtgatgaaatatgcaaatgtgtatttttaaggaatttttttgtcatttttggtcaaagtttgacttacattgtatgtaattcttgtactgtataaaccctatcaattcacccagaaaaaataattaatatgattttaaataattgaattaattaggaaatcatcaaagccaaaataattttagtgtggaattatcagaaagttcaactttttttgacagttcatagtgaattgaggattaaaacatgtaaaggcaactttcctgaatcccaactttgatatattctgaaccaccatttatgttatctaaaagaaattgctcataatagtttgtcatgatagggtggtcaaataaatagagatagagaaagttctaatttccatttatgatTGACtaggtaaggataaaataagattactttttgaggaaaaaaatagagtggtcaattaaagagtggtcaaagtgatagg
Encoded here:
- the LOC139122898 gene encoding uncharacterized protein yields the protein MHLRLTTRNFAPPAMFATPSKSFKFAIILALLISCCHGNVVKRGACRQPSQSELVARLRQHTWNALSFATATVGVYNKPASTACPLTYGYGAPLERRSTCPFYHVENTDVDRFPSTLLEARCFRCHTCITNLRNRRHHHPNWRCEKVVTPKLWVLRNTYECNNDGEYIYAFERISLQVGCTCGRSRY